GGCCGGCACCGGGGCGCCGGTGCGTTGCCGGCGGGCCCGGGTCGCAACCTCGCGGTGACCCGGAAGGCGGGCGCCCTGCCCCGGCGGTCCGCTCAGAGGCGGTCGGCGGCGAGCAGCCGGTCGCCGGAGAAGGCGAGCAGCCAGCCGCCGCCCTTGTCGGTGCGGAAGTCGCCGTCGTGGCCGGCGAGTCGCTCCAGGGCCGCCGGAATCACCTTGCCCTGACTGCACACCGCCACCGGTTCACCGGCTGCGGCCAGTGTGGCCATCAGGCCGGCGGCGGCCAGCGCGCACTCGTCGGGCTGCTGACCGGCGAGTGGCTCGTCCAGGTCGCCGCACACCTCGATCGGCAGGTCCAGCGTGGCGGCGGCCGGGTCCAGGGTCTGCACGCACCGCCGGGGCGAGGCGGAGAGCAGCCGTACCGGGCGGATCAGCTGGATAAGCGGCGCCAGGGCGTACGCCTCGGACCAGCCACGGGCGTCCAGCGGCCGGCCCGCGTCCGGGCCGGACCAGGTGAGTCGCTTGCCGGCGTGCCCGTGCCGGACCAGCATCATCGTCGCGGTGACCGGCGGCAGCGCGGCGAACGCCGCCAGCACCTCGGTGTCGTGCGAATAGCTGACCAGGGCCATCGCGCCGTCGAGGTCCAGCCAGCGCAGCTCGTCGACTTCGGTGTCGGGCTGGAAGCCACCGGTGCCCACCGCCCGCATGGACCAGTAGTCGACAGTCTTGCGCCGACCTTCGCTGCGGTATCGCACGCTGGGCAGCCGGACCTGCGGCACGGCCTGAGCGTCGGCCTCCTCGGCGACCTCTCGTGCGGCGGCGAGCAGTGGATGTTCGCCCGGCTCCAGCTTGCCCTTCGGCAACGTCCAGTCCCCGTATCGGGGGCGGTGCACCAGGCACACCTGGACGCCGCCGTCCGGCATCGGCCGCCACACCACGCCGCCGGCCGCCCGGATCGCTTCGACCATCTGCTCACCCTATGCCCGCGCCGCCGCGCCGGCCTTGTCGCCGACCCGACGCAGCAACAGATCCTGGAGGTGGGTCAGGGACACCTCGGGCGAGCCGCTCCGCCGACTCCAGCTGCCGTCGGCGTGCAACTCGAACGCATCGACGTCGGGGCTCAACGCCGTGCTGAGCACCTGGTCGAGTTCGGCTCGGGCGACCGGGTCGCTCACCTGGACCAGCGCCTCGATGCGCCGATCCAGGTTGCGGTGCATCAGGTCGGCCGAGCCGATCCAGAACTCGGCGTCGCCGTTGTTGCCGAACCGGAAGATCCGGGAGTGTTCCAGGAACCGGCCGAGGATCGAGCGGACCCGGATGTTCTCCGACAGCCCGGGTACGCCCGGCCGCAGCGTGCACATCCCCCGGATGATGAGATCGACGTGCACCCCGGCCTGGGAGGCCCGGTACAGCGCGTCGGTGACCTCCTCGTCGACGAGTGAGTTCACCTTGAACTGGACGAGCCCCGGCATGCCGAGC
This DNA window, taken from Micromonospora sp. FIMYZ51, encodes the following:
- a CDS encoding NUDIX hydrolase, whose amino-acid sequence is MVEAIRAAGGVVWRPMPDGGVQVCLVHRPRYGDWTLPKGKLEPGEHPLLAAAREVAEEADAQAVPQVRLPSVRYRSEGRRKTVDYWSMRAVGTGGFQPDTEVDELRWLDLDGAMALVSYSHDTEVLAAFAALPPVTATMMLVRHGHAGKRLTWSGPDAGRPLDARGWSEAYALAPLIQLIRPVRLLSASPRRCVQTLDPAAATLDLPIEVCGDLDEPLAGQQPDECALAAAGLMATLAAAGEPVAVCSQGKVIPAALERLAGHDGDFRTDKGGGWLLAFSGDRLLAADRL